A window of Pectobacterium carotovorum genomic DNA:
CGTCGGCGAATAGGCAACGACGAAAACGAAATCACATTATCATTGGTTTCATATTAATCAAGCGTTGAAAAGCGCTAAAAAATAACATTTACAAAAAACGGCCCGAAAGGATGCGGGCCGTTCAAATTTGAGGTCGTTAATTGTGGGAAAGCGCATCAGGCGCGGGTGGCTTCTATCATCATAATGTCGGTGACAAAGGAACCATCAACCTGTACCTCAAAATGCTGTACCACCTCATCCGGCAGCGTTTTTTGCAGTTCACGAATCGCAACAGCGAAATGTTCTGGCGTGCGCATACGTGCGATCCAACTGCTGAACTCCAGCGTCAACCTGTCGCTGGTGACGTTACGCACGATGAACCCTGCTTCCACAAACAGACTTAACCATTCACCGGGCGCATAATTACGTACGTGCGAAGTATCGCGCAGCTTCTCTACCGTCTGCAAATAGCTGTCCAGCAGCGGATGACCGGGCGAAACGACATCCATCATGATAACGCGTCCACCCGGTCTCAGAACGCGCCGCATTTCCCGTAACGCCTGACCGACATCATGCCAGTGATGGGCGGAATAACGGCTGATAATGATATCCGCACTGCCGTTATCGAACGGTAAGGTTTCGGCTACGCCTTGCTGTACGCGGATGTTATTCAGTCCTTTTTCTGCGGCAGCCTGACTCACCACGTCCAGCATTTGGGAAGACAGGTCGTAGGCGACAACCTCTGCGACGGCCTGTGCGGCGACGAAGCTGGCATGGCCAGCACCGCAGCCGACGTCGATCACGCGCGCCTGCGGGAAGGGCGCTAATAAAGCCGCCAGCCGGGTTAAATCTTTGCCCTGTGCATGCACCGCACTGGTCAGGTAGTTCTGCGCCTGTGAGCCGAACTGATGTTCGACGCGATGACTATGGTTCTGTTTTTCTTCCATCATTGCTCTCGCTTTATCCGAATTGCTTTCGTTTCATCATGGGGTAAACGGCGGCGCGCCAGCCACTAAAGAAGACGTCGGTCTGAACACACTATAATGAGGGAAAAATACGGGTACAATATGAGCATTTATACGGGTATAAAATACTCCCTGTTTGATTAACACCTCTTTCACTCATGCTGTTGTCATCACGAACTCGCCTTGACGAGCGGGATGAAAAGGACACCTGACTATGTCTGCACATTCGTTTATGTCTGCCAATTCTCTGAGCGGCCCAAAAGCGCTGGGGGCTTTCTTACGGGCGCTGCGTGAGCGGACTACGCCGGAAATGGTGGGGTTGCCAGCGTCCGGGCGGCGGCGCACCAGTGGGTTACGCCGCGAAGAGCTGGCGCAAATCGCCCGAATCAGCACCACCTGGTATACCTGGCTTGAGCAGGGGCGTGATGTGTCCGCTTCGGCATCGGCTTTGCTCCGCGTGTCGCAGGCGTTAAAACTGGAACCCGCAGAGCACGATTATCTTTTTAGCCTTGCTGGCGTGAAGGATCCCCAGAAGCAGAATAGGGCAATGTCGCCGGATGCGCAGATTGCCGCCAGCCTGCATCACATCACTTGTCCTGCGTATCTTCTGGATGGTAGCTGGAATATGCTGGCGTGGAATGCACCGTCGGAACAGTTGTTTGCCGGATGGCTGGGACACGATCCCGAGCCAAACCTGCTGCGTTTCATGTTTCTGAATCCGCTAGCTCAATTGCTGGTGGTCAATTGGCCGGAACGAGCGAAGCGGGTAGTGGCGGAGTTCCGCGCAGAATCAAGCCATTACGCGCCTACTGACGCTGTTCGGCACATCGTGATGTCGCTGTGTGAAGAAAGCCGCGAGTTTGCTCTCTGGTGGTCGCAGCAGGCAGTAACCGCGCGTGAAGGCGGCGAGCGACGTTTCCACCATCCTTTGCTTGGCGATATCGCCTATCATCAACAGACTTTCCATCCTGCCATGCAGGGCGAATTTAAGCTGGTTATGCTGATCGCGCAGTAAACGCCGCAGGCATCGCGCAGCTTGTCTATACTGACTTTGATCTGTATATTTATACAGTATCATCGGAGGGCCAGTATGCGCAAAATCATTCATGTTGATATGGACTGCTTCTACGCAGCAATTGAGATGCGTGATAACCCGCGCCTGCGCGATATTCCTTTGGCGATTGGTGGAAGCGCCGATCGCCGTGGCGTCATTAGCACCGCGAACTATCCTGCCCGACGCTACGGTGTCCGTAGCGCGATGGCAACGGCAACCGCCTTGCGCCTGTGTCCA
This region includes:
- a CDS encoding helix-turn-helix domain-containing protein; the encoded protein is MSAHSFMSANSLSGPKALGAFLRALRERTTPEMVGLPASGRRRTSGLRREELAQIARISTTWYTWLEQGRDVSASASALLRVSQALKLEPAEHDYLFSLAGVKDPQKQNRAMSPDAQIAASLHHITCPAYLLDGSWNMLAWNAPSEQLFAGWLGHDPEPNLLRFMFLNPLAQLLVVNWPERAKRVVAEFRAESSHYAPTDAVRHIVMSLCEESREFALWWSQQAVTAREGGERRFHHPLLGDIAYHQQTFHPAMQGEFKLVMLIAQ
- a CDS encoding methyltransferase domain-containing protein, with protein sequence MMEEKQNHSHRVEHQFGSQAQNYLTSAVHAQGKDLTRLAALLAPFPQARVIDVGCGAGHASFVAAQAVAEVVAYDLSSQMLDVVSQAAAEKGLNNIRVQQGVAETLPFDNGSADIIISRYSAHHWHDVGQALREMRRVLRPGGRVIMMDVVSPGHPLLDSYLQTVEKLRDTSHVRNYAPGEWLSLFVEAGFIVRNVTSDRLTLEFSSWIARMRTPEHFAVAIRELQKTLPDEVVQHFEVQVDGSFVTDIMMIEATRA